CATGATGACAGGCTTTATTCTTTACACTCAGCGCAGCAACGAAATCAGCTATTTCGCCTGGTTTGTTGCTGACATGGTGATGCTATTAGGCTTTATGCTAGTTCGCTGGGGCGGGCAAAGCCTATTCAAACAATCTAGCACCATTACCAACGATTGTTTATTACTGCTCGCCACCGCGCTACTCATGCTGCTGGTACCACCACAAACCACTTATGCGGCCTACATGGTACTGTTGATGAGCCTAGTCGCGGCATACATTTTTGCCATGGTAACCCGCGATAATTATCACGCACTGAATCGCGGGGTAAACTTGCATTACAGTGTGGTGCTTAGTGTACCTTTTGCCCTTGCCAGCATTCTTTTTCTTGCCCGAGGACTAGGATACCTGCTTTGGCCTGACGATATGTTACTGCTGGCAGAACAAAACAGCCTAGATCAACCCGTGTTGATGTGGACTTATATCGTTATGCTACTCACCGTCAACATCGTACTGCTAGGCAATGCTGTGGCGCGTTTAGTATATAAAATTCGTCAGCTAGCCAATCGCGATCAACTGACTGGCTTATGGAATCGTCATGCTCTATTAACCAAGCTAGCAGATGTTGATGCTCATTGGCGCCGCCACCAACATGTCTATAGTGTGTTGGTAATTGATCTAGACCACTTTAAGCATATTAACGACCAATATGGCCATCAAATTGGCGATGAGGCACTGAAACATTTCAGTACCTTACTCACTAACTCACTCAGAAAAGTTGACTTTATTTGCCGTTACGGTGGCGAAGAATTTTTAGTAATCTTACCTTCCACACCAACACAACAAGCAATGTTGGTGGCAGACAAACTATTGACCATCATTAATAGAGCGCCATTTAAAACGGCCAATACTAACCTTTACCTTACCGCCAGCATTGGTGTCGCCACCTGCCGCAACGACCTTAACTATGATCAAACACTTAATGCTGCCGACAGCGCCATGTTTGAAGCTAAACAAAATGGCCGCAATACCATCCGCTGCGCTGCATAAGAGCCAATTCAAGCTGGCCACTGTTTACTTTAGCCAATACTTTTACTAAAGACATGTTGCCAAACTGTTGCTATGCTAGCTGCTGAGTTTTTCACCAGCTAAGTGAAGCCGTAAGTTAAGCCTCTTAAAAACAACAAAAATAAGTCAATCAATGGAATATGATTCAGCCAATACGTTAATGCAGGTAGTGTGCCTTTTACTGGCATTTGCAGCTGTATCTTGGGCAATTATGGTGCGACCAATGCGTATCGCCCCTAAAGCCAGTTTGCGCTTTTCCATTGCAAATGCTTGTGTATTAGCCGGCATGCTGCTGTATACCCAGCGCTCAGCTGATGTCAGTTACCTATACTGGATTGGCGCTGATGTAACCATACTGCTTGGCGTTTCATGTCTGCGCTCTGGCGCGCAAGCGCTATACCACCTGCCATCTAGCCTGCACATCGATTTATCTATTATTGCAATTACGGCGCTATTAATGTCGCTAGTACCACCTAGCGCAGCCTCGGGCGCTTACCATGTATGTTTGCTTTCTGTCAGCTGCGCCGTGCTGTTTTATGGTTTTGCCAGAGACCACTATTTTGGTTTTAAAGAAACCCTCACTTCTTTTGCCACTTATTGGCTCGTTGTACCTTTGGTCCTGATCAGCTTATTGTTCCTATCACGAGCCATTCTGTTGATTGTCGACACCAGCCACTTAAGCTCGATTGCAACCCTTGATGCTAGCCCACAACGTCCGGTTTTAGTGTTGTGGGTTTATATCGTGTTTATTCTGGTGGTGAACATTTTAGCGGTTGGCAACTCCATCAATAAGCTAGTCACCAAAATTCTCTCTATGGCGAACGTCGATGCACTTACGGGCGTGTATAACCGCAATTATTTGCACCACAAACTTAATAAGGTGCATCGTCAATGGCTGCAACATCAGTCGCAATATAGTGTGCTACTGTTCGATCTCGACCACTTTAAGCAAATTAATGACACTTATGGTCACGGTATTGGTGACGAAGTGTTGAAGCAAACAGCCCAGAGAATTAGTCAGTCTCTGTACAGTGATGATTTTTTCTTCCGTTTTGGCGGTGAAGAGTTTCTGGTGCTCATGCCCAACACCAGTGTAGATCAGGCACACTCTTTGGCGCAGCGTTGCAAGGCAATATTGAATGACTTTTCGGTGGCAACTGCGCAAGGCGCGATTAAGGTGAGCGCTAGTTTTGGCGTGGCTAGCATATCCCAAGGAATGTCGTCTGAGCAGCTACTGTCCCATGCAGACAAAGCCATGTATCAGGCCAAACATGCTGGAAGAGATTGCATCCGCAGCGCTGCCTAGCGAGAGCAATAATCATTTGCTCACAACATCAAGCGTCAAATAGACTACTTAACCTGAACTCTGGATAAGGAAGTGCTAACCACTACCTAGGCCAGAAGTATCCCCCCATTATGTTTCTAGCGAGATAGTTTTTGTTTAGTTCAAGGCGAAGCTACGCGTCAATAGCTAGCCTATTGCAAGTAGCTTCAACAAAGAAATAGACAAAAATAGCCGTTAGAAACCGATTTATTATCCAGGGTTCAGGTTACTTACGTTTAGGCCAAACTAACTCATCAGGGCTCGCCCACTCAGTTTGAAGCTGCTGCATACACGCTATATCAGTAAACAAGCTGCCAATTTGTGGCAATGACTGAAACTGGTATTGTTGCCCCAGATATTCAAAAACCAAAGTATAAGCATGTAAGTAGCAGCGTTGATGTTGGCTATCAGCCTTGCCATAGAGCTTATCGCCCGCAATCGGCACACCTATACTAGCGAGCGCCACCCGTAATTGGTGAGTTTTACCACTGTGTGGTTTTAGTAGATATAGTCTTAACCCCTCGGCAATTGATTGCGAGAAAAACTGAGTAATTGCTGGGTTTTCCTGGCTTCGCAGCAGTTTGTACATGCTGCGACGAGATTTCGCCATGTCACCAATGACCCAACCTTGCTTCTTCTTAGGTTTTCCCTCAGCGATAGCCAAATAGTATTTCTGCACTAAATGCTGGCTAAACAGCTCGGTAAACTTGGCGGCAACAGCCGAAGATTTTGCCAGAATAATTAAACCCGATGTCGGCGTATCAAGCCGGTGCACTGAGTAAAGCTTGCAGTTTAAATCCCGCTCTACTTGCGCAACCACGCCCGCGTGACCATCTTGACTATGAAAGTGCACTTCAGGCGCTTTATCGATCACAACAAAGTCATCATGCTGGCTGACGATTTGATAACTGGCATTAGTAGGCGATGCAGGATCAGAAACTGAATTGGGCATAGAAGGCAAGAACCATAACAGGTAAACACAGACGGCTTAGTGTAACCAACTGAGACAGGTTTCAGCAATGACACTGAGGTCATAGCAAAAGCGGATTAATGAAAGAAGATGAAGGGAAGCAAGCTTCCCTTTGTTTTAGGGCAATCTGGTGATTAAAAGCGAATGCTAACAACCAAACCAGGATTATTGTCTGACAATGCGATACTCGCTTGGTGGCGCGATAAAATCGCCTTCACCATAGATAACCCAAGGCCCGTGCCCTTATAGTGACGGCTTGGGTCAAGGCGCACTAGACGCTCAAACACACGCTCTTTGTCTTCATCGCTAATGCCGGGACCATTATCAGCAATCACAATCAGCTTATTACGCTGACTAATGGTAATTTGCGCGCCGTCAGGCGAATACTTTATAGCGTTATCAATTAGGTTAAACAAGGCTTGGAACAACAAGTGTTTATCGCCCTGAATATGAGCGTCACCCTCAAGATTAAGCAACAATGCCTGCTCTTTCGATTCAGCAACCACTTCAGCCATTTCATACAAGTCCTGACACAATTGTTGAAGACTGATCTTCTGTAGGTCGAGGGTTTGTTGTCCTTCCTCAATACGAGTGAGTGACAACATGGCATCAAAGGTCGCCAAACAGTCGTCTAACTCTTCAAGCAGCTCAGCGGTTGCATCAGCTACCTGTTCAGGTGGCTTATAGGCTAATTGCTCAATGCCTATTCGCAAGTGCGATAATGGCGTGCGTAGATCATGAGCAATATTGTCGGTTACACCGCGCACCGCCAATAAATTCTGCTCAAGCGTATCAAGCACTGAATTAAACTGCTTAGCGAGAACATCAAACTCATCTTGCTGATCACTTACCGGCAACCGAGTTTCATAGTGACCTTTTTGTACCTGCTCACTCAAACGGTTGTACTGCACGATTCGGCGTAAAATGGCCTTGGAAAACCCATAACCCACCGCCAAAGACAACACCAGCATAAACACCACAGCCCAAAAAGCAGCGTTGAAAAACTTCTCAATTAAGGCTGCAAGCTGATCAGTACGCGTCGCGATTAACACGGGGCCGTAGCGGGTCATCACTATGCCACCCGTAAGAATATGTAGCTTGTCAGGGCCACCCGTAAAAATCGGAAACTCTTTGGTTTCCGGCAGCAGCGGCATATCGTCAGGTAAGAAGG
This DNA window, taken from Shewanella maritima, encodes the following:
- a CDS encoding GGDEF domain-containing protein produces the protein MKIAPQASTRFAIANIAMMTGFILYTQRSNEISYFAWFVADMVMLLGFMLVRWGGQSLFKQSSTITNDCLLLLATALLMLLVPPQTTYAAYMVLLMSLVAAYIFAMVTRDNYHALNRGVNLHYSVVLSVPFALASILFLARGLGYLLWPDDMLLLAEQNSLDQPVLMWTYIVMLLTVNIVLLGNAVARLVYKIRQLANRDQLTGLWNRHALLTKLADVDAHWRRHQHVYSVLVIDLDHFKHINDQYGHQIGDEALKHFSTLLTNSLRKVDFICRYGGEEFLVILPSTPTQQAMLVADKLLTIINRAPFKTANTNLYLTASIGVATCRNDLNYDQTLNAADSAMFEAKQNGRNTIRCAA
- a CDS encoding TIGR01621 family pseudouridine synthase, which translates into the protein MPNSVSDPASPTNASYQIVSQHDDFVVIDKAPEVHFHSQDGHAGVVAQVERDLNCKLYSVHRLDTPTSGLIILAKSSAVAAKFTELFSQHLVQKYYLAIAEGKPKKKQGWVIGDMAKSRRSMYKLLRSQENPAITQFFSQSIAEGLRLYLLKPHSGKTHQLRVALASIGVPIAGDKLYGKADSQHQRCYLHAYTLVFEYLGQQYQFQSLPQIGSLFTDIACMQQLQTEWASPDELVWPKRK
- a CDS encoding GGDEF domain-containing protein, with protein sequence MEYDSANTLMQVVCLLLAFAAVSWAIMVRPMRIAPKASLRFSIANACVLAGMLLYTQRSADVSYLYWIGADVTILLGVSCLRSGAQALYHLPSSLHIDLSIIAITALLMSLVPPSAASGAYHVCLLSVSCAVLFYGFARDHYFGFKETLTSFATYWLVVPLVLISLLFLSRAILLIVDTSHLSSIATLDASPQRPVLVLWVYIVFILVVNILAVGNSINKLVTKILSMANVDALTGVYNRNYLHHKLNKVHRQWLQHQSQYSVLLFDLDHFKQINDTYGHGIGDEVLKQTAQRISQSLYSDDFFFRFGGEEFLVLMPNTSVDQAHSLAQRCKAILNDFSVATAQGAIKVSASFGVASISQGMSSEQLLSHADKAMYQAKHAGRDCIRSAA
- a CDS encoding sensor histidine kinase, whose amino-acid sequence is MFSTLVTLLIVLLVSGLYRQLVIEQQTQVDTHLAAEMQRYQQLSLTVDRRSFAAQIRAADPKTALIAWQSNVDMVGSLTFLPDDMPLLPETKEFPIFTGGPDKLHILTGGIVMTRYGPVLIATRTDQLAALIEKFFNAAFWAVVFMLVLSLAVGYGFSKAILRRIVQYNRLSEQVQKGHYETRLPVSDQQDEFDVLAKQFNSVLDTLEQNLLAVRGVTDNIAHDLRTPLSHLRIGIEQLAYKPPEQVADATAELLEELDDCLATFDAMLSLTRIEEGQQTLDLQKISLQQLCQDLYEMAEVVAESKEQALLLNLEGDAHIQGDKHLLFQALFNLIDNAIKYSPDGAQITISQRNKLIVIADNGPGISDEDKERVFERLVRLDPSRHYKGTGLGLSMVKAILSRHQASIALSDNNPGLVVSIRF